In Rhodocyclaceae bacterium, the following proteins share a genomic window:
- the secE gene encoding preprotein translocase subunit SecE, producing the protein MDTAKIVLAAVAVVAGLYGFYHFDQGPAVVRVVCVLAGVIVAAGAMWTTVQGSRFRVFALQSVEETKKVVWPSRKETLQTTGIVFAFCVVSAIFLWVVDASLLYLVQLLMGRTE; encoded by the coding sequence ATGGATACAGCGAAGATAGTCCTGGCAGCAGTTGCAGTAGTAGCCGGACTTTACGGTTTCTATCATTTCGACCAGGGGCCGGCAGTGGTGCGCGTGGTCTGCGTCCTCGCCGGGGTGATCGTTGCAGCCGGTGCGATGTGGACGACCGTGCAGGGCTCGCGGTTCCGCGTCTTTGCACTGCAATCGGTCGAAGAGACCAAGAAAGTCGTCTGGCCGTCGCGCAAGGAAACACTTCAGACCACGGGTATCGTCTTCGCGTTCTGTGTCGTCAGCGCGATCTTCCTGTGGGTGGTAGACGCCAGCCTGCTTTACCTGGTGCAACTCTTGATGGGGCGGACTGAGTGA